One genomic segment of Coffea arabica cultivar ET-39 chromosome 6e, Coffea Arabica ET-39 HiFi, whole genome shotgun sequence includes these proteins:
- the LOC113697341 gene encoding small ribosomal subunit protein uS12 encodes MGKTRGMGAGRKLKSHRRRQRWADKSYKKSHLGNEWKKPFAGSSHAKGIVLEKIGIEAKQPNSAIRKCARVQLIKNGKKIAAFVPNDGCLNYIEENDEVLIAGFGRKGHAVGDIPGVRFKVVKVSGVSLLALFKEKKEKPRS; translated from the exons GAAGACACGAGGTATGGGAGCCGGGCGCAAGCTGAAGTCCCACCGTAGGAGGCAAAGGTGGGCTGATAAGTCCTATAAGAAGTCACATCTCGGAAACGAATGGAAAAAACCATTTGCTGGTTCATCCCATGCAAAGGGCATTGTCCTTGAGAAAAT AGGTATTGAGGCTAAGCAGCCAAACTCTGCCATTCGAAAGTGCGCTAGGGTTCAACTCATTAAGAATGGAAAGAAGATTGCGGCTTTTGTCCCCAATGATGGTTGTCTAAATTACATTGAAGAAAAT GACGAAGTGTTAATTGCTGGATTTGGACGTAAGGGGCATGCAGTGGGTGATATCCCTGGTGTCAGATTCAAGGTGGTGAAGGTATCTGGCGTTTCTCTGCTGGCTCTCtttaaagagaaaaaggagaaacCCAGATCTTAA